The following coding sequences are from one Primulina eburnea isolate SZY01 chromosome 15, ASM2296580v1, whole genome shotgun sequence window:
- the LOC140814303 gene encoding agamous-like MADS-box protein MADS3 isoform X2, whose amino-acid sequence MGRGRVELKRIENKINRQVTFSKRRNGLLKKAYELSVLCDAEVSLIIFSSRGKLYEFSSTSMTTTLDRYQRCCFNPHDNSVDQNEAQSWYQEVAKLKAKYESLQRTQRHLLGEDLGPLSVKELQNLEKQLEGALSQARQRKIQIMMEQMEELRRKERQLGDMNKQLKIKYEAEGQTSLRTLPFPWNAGALAGTNNYLVQQASQPMDMEREPVLEIGYHHYNLGEGSSVPRSMGVESNFIQGWTL is encoded by the exons ATGGGGAGAGGGAGAGTGGAGCTGAAGAGGATAGAGAACAAGATCAACAGACAGGTTACATTTTCTAAGAGAAGAAATGGACTGTTGAAGAAAGCTTATGAACTCTCTGTGCTTTGTGATGCTGAGGTTTCCCTTATCATATTCTCTAGCAGGGGAAAGCTCTATGAATTTAGCAGCACAAG TATGACTACGACCCTCGATCGCTACCAGCGTTGCTGCTTTAATCCTCATGATAACAGTGTTGATCAAAATGAAGCACAG AGCTGGTATCAAGAAGTCGCAAAATTAAAGGCCAAGTATGAATCTCTTCAACGGACTCAAAG GCATTTGCTTGGAGAAGATCTTGGACCTCTGAGTGTGAAAGAATTGCAGAATCTTGAAAAGCAACTTGAAGGGGCTCTTTCTCAAGCCAGGCAAAGGAAG ATACAGATTATGATGGAGCAAATGGAAGAGCTTCGCAGAAAG GAACGGCAGCTCGGAGACATGAACAAACAACTAAAGATCAAG TATGAAGCAGAAGGACAAACTAGCCTAAGAACTCTTCCTTTCCCTTGGAATGCTGGTGCACTGGCTGGAACCAATAACTATCTTGTCCAACAGGCTTCCCAACCGATGGACATGGAACGAGAACCCGTGCTGGAAATAGG GTATCATCACTACAATCTTGGAGAAGGATCATCTGTTCCAAGAAGCATGGGCGTCGAAAGTAATTTTATCCAAGGGTGGACACTTTAA
- the LOC140814303 gene encoding agamous-like MADS-box protein MADS3 isoform X1: protein MGRGRVELKRIENKINRQVTFSKRRNGLLKKAYELSVLCDAEVSLIIFSSRGKLYEFSSTSMTTTLDRYQRCCFNPHDNSVDQNEAQSWYQEVAKLKAKYESLQRTQRHLLGEDLGPLSVKELQNLEKQLEGALSQARQRKIQIMMEQMEELRRKERQLGDMNKQLKIKVSLEMSSYEAEGQTSLRTLPFPWNAGALAGTNNYLVQQASQPMDMEREPVLEIGYHHYNLGEGSSVPRSMGVESNFIQGWTL from the exons ATGGGGAGAGGGAGAGTGGAGCTGAAGAGGATAGAGAACAAGATCAACAGACAGGTTACATTTTCTAAGAGAAGAAATGGACTGTTGAAGAAAGCTTATGAACTCTCTGTGCTTTGTGATGCTGAGGTTTCCCTTATCATATTCTCTAGCAGGGGAAAGCTCTATGAATTTAGCAGCACAAG TATGACTACGACCCTCGATCGCTACCAGCGTTGCTGCTTTAATCCTCATGATAACAGTGTTGATCAAAATGAAGCACAG AGCTGGTATCAAGAAGTCGCAAAATTAAAGGCCAAGTATGAATCTCTTCAACGGACTCAAAG GCATTTGCTTGGAGAAGATCTTGGACCTCTGAGTGTGAAAGAATTGCAGAATCTTGAAAAGCAACTTGAAGGGGCTCTTTCTCAAGCCAGGCAAAGGAAG ATACAGATTATGATGGAGCAAATGGAAGAGCTTCGCAGAAAG GAACGGCAGCTCGGAGACATGAACAAACAACTAAAGATCAAGGTTTCATTAGAAATGTCATCG TATGAAGCAGAAGGACAAACTAGCCTAAGAACTCTTCCTTTCCCTTGGAATGCTGGTGCACTGGCTGGAACCAATAACTATCTTGTCCAACAGGCTTCCCAACCGATGGACATGGAACGAGAACCCGTGCTGGAAATAGG GTATCATCACTACAATCTTGGAGAAGGATCATCTGTTCCAAGAAGCATGGGCGTCGAAAGTAATTTTATCCAAGGGTGGACACTTTAA